Within Leptospira noumeaensis, the genomic segment GATGTAATCAAAGAAGGTTTAAATACTCTAATAAGGAAAGAGAAACTAAAAAATTTAAAAAATTTCAAAGGTTCCATAGACCTTGAAGTAGATTTAAATGATTTGAGAAAAAGATGAACCAAGTTTTATTAGATTCATCAGTCTGGATCGAATATTTCAGAAACTCAAATTCGCGAATTTCTTCTGAAGTTGATAAATTAATCGATCTTGGCAATGTCTATACCAATGAACTGATTCTAACAGAGTTAATTCCTTTTCTTAAATTAAAAAAACAAACGCAACTGATTCAGATTATGGAATCTATTGAATCCTTTAAGATTTTCATAGATTGGAAGCAGATTATTGAATTCCAAACTGCTAACCTTAAAATAGGCATTAATAATATAGGAATTCCTGATTTGCTAATCTTACAGAATACAATCCAAAATGAATCTATTTTATTTACTTTAGATAAACATTTTAAGTTAATGAGCAAAATTCATAAATTAAAACTCTATAACTAGGCCACTACGCATAACAACAACGATAAAACGTCTCGCCGCTCCACTTCGACACAATCCCTAGTCCTTACCTGATTCTGTAAATTCAGATAGAAAAATGGCATACCCTCTTTCTTTCAATTTTTCCTTTGGAATGAATTCCATGGATGCCGAGTTCATGCAGTAACGTTTATTAGTTGGCATTGGCCCGTCATCAAATACATGCCCCAAATGAGAATTTGCTTTTTTAGAACGCACTTC encodes:
- a CDS encoding type II toxin-antitoxin system VapB family antitoxin is translated as MHKMRTTIDIPEELVLEAMKLTHIKTKTDVIKEGLNTLIRKEKLKNLKNFKGSIDLEVDLNDLRKR
- a CDS encoding PIN domain-containing protein: MNQVLLDSSVWIEYFRNSNSRISSEVDKLIDLGNVYTNELILTELIPFLKLKKQTQLIQIMESIESFKIFIDWKQIIEFQTANLKIGINNIGIPDLLILQNTIQNESILFTLDKHFKLMSKIHKLKLYN